The proteins below are encoded in one region of Nocardioides marmorisolisilvae:
- a CDS encoding DUF932 domain-containing protein, with translation MRTTPFTGQPEALGVVGGGYTPLQNEDHAEFLNLLADESGAIFDTAGSLRGGRQVFITMQLPNSLTVGGTDRVDLNIAALNSHDGSSAFLILVTPVRVVCANTQSAALRNHESSFSIRHTRNAKAAVQAARDALGLTFTYVDAFQVEAERLIQQTMTDATFDALIDATFGKAEASATKRVRETERRRRSRLHWLFADAETQAGIRDTAWAGYQAVAEYVDHYAPVRTKGDEAAARATRVLTSDDPDRIKRRAWTALAPA, from the coding sequence GTGCGCACTACCCCGTTCACCGGCCAGCCCGAGGCGCTCGGCGTCGTTGGCGGCGGCTACACCCCACTGCAGAACGAGGACCACGCCGAGTTCCTGAACCTGCTGGCCGACGAGTCCGGCGCGATCTTCGACACAGCCGGGTCGCTACGCGGCGGGCGGCAGGTGTTCATCACGATGCAGCTGCCGAACTCACTCACGGTCGGCGGCACCGACCGCGTCGACCTCAACATCGCCGCGCTCAACAGCCACGACGGCAGCAGCGCGTTCCTCATCCTCGTCACGCCGGTCCGCGTCGTGTGCGCGAACACCCAGAGCGCGGCCCTGCGCAACCACGAGTCGTCGTTCTCGATCCGGCACACGCGCAACGCCAAGGCCGCCGTCCAGGCCGCCCGCGACGCGCTCGGGCTGACCTTCACCTACGTCGACGCGTTCCAGGTCGAGGCCGAGCGGCTGATCCAGCAGACCATGACCGACGCGACGTTCGACGCCCTGATCGACGCCACGTTCGGCAAGGCCGAGGCCAGCGCCACCAAGCGCGTCCGCGAGACCGAGCGCCGCCGCCGCTCCCGGCTGCACTGGCTGTTCGCCGACGCCGAGACCCAGGCCGGCATCCGCGACACCGCGTGGGCCGGCTATCAGGCCGTCGCGGAGTACGTCGACCACTACGCCCCGGTCCGCACCAAGGGCGACGAGGCCGCTGCCCGCGCCACTCGCGTGCTCACCAGCGACGACCCCGACCGGATCAAGCGCCGCGCCTGGACCGCGCTCGCCCCGGCCTGA
- a CDS encoding type IV secretory system conjugative DNA transfer family protein, with the protein MKLRFDPWDVGWRIGDAHEPRGGELWVPWDRTAGVIGPQGSGKTLDLLTPALLGAPGAALVTLTKVEDLLLSLTERSRDDRPCVVLDPFGLAEGAVDELIWDPIAGCVDPKVAERRAKAFTAGTVKGAITGGTGDDAARFYAAESAKVLQGYFHAAALTGRTLEDVLQWVANPTAATQPMEILRRHPHAEPFWHGLLHGALNGDDRTAGNTVTTVQQAVSLFFQADIRRRCIPSPGRPATDLADVIRRRGTIYLLGREDPYASASPLMTAVAEHVLDTGLLLANSSPWGGRLCPPLVSVLDELPSTAPLPTLRTRMANERALGLSFIWAAQTRPQLTSIFGEHEARALLGLTNALVMFGGSKDVAFNQEISDLLGTVRIGRVTHSTGGASGGGRSFSGDDIPIMRPEEVRQLPERQALVVAENGNPIIAKLHRCVEGKAGERLLADQRALRERLTNDRRMVITPEARATAALVEARRLGFVDDETDHARSEL; encoded by the coding sequence ATGAAGCTGAGGTTCGACCCCTGGGACGTGGGCTGGCGCATCGGTGATGCCCACGAGCCGCGAGGCGGCGAGCTGTGGGTGCCGTGGGACCGCACCGCCGGCGTAATCGGCCCGCAGGGATCCGGCAAGACCCTTGACCTGCTCACCCCTGCGCTGCTCGGCGCTCCGGGTGCCGCCCTGGTGACACTGACAAAGGTCGAGGACCTGCTGCTCAGCCTCACCGAGCGTTCCCGCGACGACCGGCCCTGCGTGGTGCTCGACCCCTTCGGCCTGGCCGAGGGCGCCGTCGACGAGCTGATCTGGGACCCGATCGCCGGCTGCGTGGACCCCAAGGTCGCCGAGCGGCGCGCCAAGGCTTTCACCGCCGGCACCGTCAAGGGCGCGATCACCGGCGGCACCGGCGACGATGCTGCGCGGTTCTACGCCGCCGAGTCCGCGAAGGTGCTGCAGGGCTACTTCCACGCCGCGGCGCTGACCGGTAGGACGCTCGAGGACGTGCTGCAGTGGGTCGCCAACCCCACCGCAGCCACCCAGCCGATGGAGATCCTGCGGCGGCACCCGCACGCCGAGCCGTTCTGGCACGGCCTCCTGCACGGTGCGCTGAACGGTGACGACCGCACCGCCGGCAACACCGTCACCACAGTGCAGCAGGCGGTCTCGCTGTTCTTCCAGGCCGACATCCGCCGCCGCTGCATTCCCAGCCCCGGACGTCCCGCCACCGACCTCGCCGACGTGATCCGTCGACGCGGCACCATCTACCTGCTCGGCCGCGAAGACCCCTACGCCTCGGCCAGCCCCCTGATGACCGCCGTGGCCGAGCACGTCTTGGACACCGGCCTGCTGCTGGCCAACAGCTCACCGTGGGGCGGCCGGCTGTGCCCGCCCCTGGTCTCGGTGCTCGACGAGCTGCCGTCGACCGCGCCGCTTCCGACCCTGCGCACCCGAATGGCCAACGAGCGCGCCCTGGGGCTGTCGTTCATCTGGGCCGCCCAGACTCGGCCCCAGCTGACCAGCATCTTCGGTGAGCACGAGGCCCGAGCACTGCTCGGCCTCACCAACGCCCTGGTGATGTTCGGCGGCTCCAAGGACGTCGCCTTCAACCAGGAGATCTCCGACCTCCTCGGAACGGTCCGCATCGGGCGGGTCACCCACTCCACCGGCGGAGCCAGTGGCGGTGGGCGCAGCTTCTCCGGCGACGACATCCCGATCATGCGGCCCGAGGAAGTCCGGCAACTGCCCGAACGCCAAGCTCTGGTCGTCGCCGAGAACGGCAACCCGATCATCGCCAAGCTGCACCGCTGCGTCGAAGGCAAGGCCGGGGAACGCCTGCTGGCCGACCAGCGGGCGCTGCGCGAGCGCCTCACCAACGACCGGCGCATGGTCATCACCCCCGAGGCCCGAGCCACCGCCGCGCTCGTCGAGGCACGCCGTCTCGGCTTCGTCGACGACGAGACCGACCACGCAAGGAGTGAACTGTGA
- a CDS encoding M48 family metalloprotease, whose product MPDQLTSALLIVVTIAYLGGAVLLIVALAKVLLAWSVSWRTSAQTSPVDVLLQQRAAAAMAAVAAVANVPPPATDVVAILGAPVAGEADGTVGDGGLAVTRFRAGRPPTVVFARAALTGLSARAVQSLAAHELGHVIRRERSSAAARYSWLVGYLLLVLAGAGLTAAALAASPQLAGPSLLATMSAAVAFLGLRFTFDRREEATADLFAIDLTRDLDAAAELMRFYEKSLARPTPDGGPAWSRLERRWFATHPEPQARLAAMRSRLG is encoded by the coding sequence ATGCCGGATCAGCTGACCTCAGCGCTCCTCATCGTGGTGACTATCGCCTACCTCGGCGGAGCCGTTCTGTTGATCGTGGCGCTTGCGAAGGTCCTGCTCGCCTGGTCGGTCAGCTGGCGCACCAGCGCGCAAACAAGCCCGGTCGACGTCCTGCTGCAGCAGCGGGCCGCCGCGGCGATGGCCGCCGTCGCCGCAGTCGCGAACGTCCCGCCTCCGGCAACCGACGTCGTTGCGATCCTGGGCGCCCCGGTCGCCGGGGAAGCCGATGGGACCGTGGGCGATGGTGGTCTCGCGGTGACCCGCTTCCGGGCTGGTCGTCCCCCCACCGTGGTGTTCGCGCGGGCCGCGCTCACCGGCCTCAGCGCCCGCGCAGTGCAGAGCCTGGCCGCCCACGAGCTCGGCCACGTCATCCGCCGCGAGCGCAGTTCGGCCGCGGCGCGGTACTCGTGGCTGGTCGGTTACCTACTCCTCGTGTTGGCAGGCGCTGGTCTCACTGCAGCTGCTCTTGCGGCCTCGCCCCAGCTGGCCGGCCCCTCGTTGCTGGCCACGATGAGTGCGGCCGTGGCGTTTCTCGGTCTCCGCTTCACCTTCGACCGGCGCGAAGAGGCCACCGCCGATCTCTTCGCCATCGACCTGACTCGCGACCTGGACGCGGCCGCCGAGCTGATGCGGTTCTACGAGAAAAGCCTGGCGCGGCCGACGCCCGACGGCGGCCCCGCGTGGTCGCGGCTGGAGCGGCGGTGGTTCGCAACCCACCCCGAGCCGCAGGCGCGGCTCGCAGCCATGCGCAGTCGCCTTGGGTGA
- a CDS encoding TetR/AcrR family transcriptional regulator: MPPRRKYEQRLRAQAALDTKRRILDAVYQQLVNAPSEPVSLDKVAKLAEVARSTIYTVFGSRAGLFDALGMDLLHRGGFTGMVHAVLQPDARQALRDGIRGNVDMYAAHRDVLRALFSMAQLDADAVGGSVQRLEHGRAEGMNGLARRLHDQHTLRDGITADQASDVLWLLTGFDSFDLLFTGRRLSTHTVTTTLADTAEHALCRPAPDTRQDRTTR, encoded by the coding sequence ATGCCCCCCAGGCGGAAGTACGAGCAGCGGCTGCGTGCCCAGGCCGCCCTGGACACCAAGCGCCGCATCCTCGACGCGGTCTACCAGCAGCTCGTCAACGCGCCGTCCGAACCGGTCAGCCTGGACAAGGTCGCCAAACTCGCCGAGGTGGCCCGGTCGACCATTTACACGGTCTTCGGGTCTCGTGCGGGCCTGTTCGACGCGCTCGGCATGGACCTACTCCACCGCGGCGGCTTCACAGGCATGGTCCACGCCGTTCTGCAGCCCGACGCCCGACAGGCCCTGCGCGACGGCATCCGCGGAAATGTGGACATGTACGCGGCTCACCGTGACGTCCTGCGCGCCCTGTTCTCCATGGCCCAACTCGACGCCGACGCAGTCGGCGGATCAGTCCAACGCCTGGAACACGGCCGCGCCGAGGGTATGAACGGCCTCGCCCGACGCCTCCACGACCAGCACACGCTGCGCGACGGAATCACCGCTGACCAGGCCTCCGACGTGCTGTGGCTCCTCACCGGCTTCGACAGCTTCGACCTGTTGTTCACCGGCCGACGACTGTCCACCCACACGGTCACCACCACCCTGGCCGACACCGCCGAGCACGCGTTATGCCGGCCTGCGCCGGACACTCGTCAGGATCGAACCACGCGTTGA
- a CDS encoding NADPH-dependent FMN reductase encodes MIRIAVVVGSTRPGRRGESVAHWVANTVAAHPAVTDGRAAAEFVDLAAFDLPLLDEPVPAAFASYAHAHTRRWADTVAGFDGFVFVTPEYNHSFPAALKNAIDFLYAEWHDKAAGFVGYGIHGGTRAVEQLRQIMAEVKIADVHTQVALSMFADFTFTNPADPTDPGTCTPGPHHADALATMLDEVIAWSAALKPLRAPAAEPQSV; translated from the coding sequence GTGATCCGCATCGCCGTCGTCGTCGGCAGCACCCGTCCCGGCCGCCGTGGCGAGTCGGTGGCCCACTGGGTCGCCAACACCGTCGCAGCACACCCCGCCGTCACCGACGGCCGAGCCGCAGCCGAGTTCGTCGACCTAGCAGCCTTCGATCTGCCCCTGCTCGACGAGCCGGTCCCCGCCGCGTTCGCCAGCTACGCCCATGCCCACACCCGCCGCTGGGCGGACACCGTTGCGGGTTTTGATGGGTTCGTGTTCGTCACCCCGGAGTACAACCATTCCTTCCCCGCAGCGCTGAAGAACGCGATCGACTTCCTCTACGCCGAGTGGCACGACAAGGCCGCCGGGTTCGTCGGCTACGGCATCCACGGCGGCACCCGCGCCGTGGAACAACTGCGCCAGATCATGGCCGAGGTGAAGATCGCCGACGTGCACACCCAGGTAGCCCTGTCCATGTTCGCCGACTTCACTTTCACCAACCCGGCCGATCCCACTGACCCGGGAACCTGCACTCCCGGCCCGCACCACGCCGACGCCCTGGCCACCATGCTCGACGAGGTTATCGCGTGGTCGGCGGCACTGAAGCCGCTGCGCGCCCCCGCCGCCGAGCCGCAGTCCGTCTGA
- the mobF gene encoding MobF family relaxase: MSLHKLTAGSGYDYLTRQVAAMDATDKGHTGLASYYTERGETPGVWVGSGMEGLEGLDAGDVVTADHMQSLFGSGHHPLATQRTKDLDLRIGRDGVDRPTDADYKTARQLGTPYKVYENDISPFRIEVAKRIAALNEAAGLPGDWPVPAADRAKVRTEVGTEFFRAEHGREPADARELAAAIARHSRPKTNAVAGYDLTFSPVKSVSVLWAISDPKTAAVIERAHQAAIKDALGFIESKALFTRRGTNGVRQVDVRGLVATAFTHRDSRAGDPDLHTHVAVANKVQTLDGKWLAIDGRPLHKAVVSASETYNTALERHLVDALGVRFKERPNEDARKRPVREIVGVDPELNRRFSKRRASVEDRRKVLAAAFHATHGRPPTPVETIQLSQQATLETREAKHEPRSLAEQRETWSREAIEALGTPQRVKQMVHGALNPKGAARSLADSAWFAKTTDRIVATMEGARSTWQFWHVYAEAQRQVRGANVPTNQVSQVVELLVSEVLDGRSVSMARPWDAISELVELRRADGASVYTQSGAVLFTSGKVLAAEQRLVEVAGRHDGYAVEPSSVDLALLESTANGITLNAGQATLVREMATSGARLQLAIAPAGSGKTTAMRALASAWADGGGTIIGLAPSAAAADALRSQIDTQTDTLAKLTHSLEQARESGAAMPAWVAGIDASTLVVIDEAGMADTLSLDAAVSYILERGGSVRLIGDDQQLSAIGAGGVLRDIRATHGALQLTELVRFKDPAEGAASLALREGKPESLGFYLDRDRVHVGDLATMTEDVFAAWQADRAAGLDSIMLAPTRDLVSELNQQARAHRLEGIDPADPDHESASGPVRRLADGNEASIGELIITRENDRRLRTSATDWVKNGDRWNVLEIHDGGDLTVQHTQHGRTVRLPADYVARSSELGYACTVHTAQGVTADTMHGLATGSESRQQLYTMMTRGAHANHVYLEVVGDGDPHSVIHPTLVRPLTPTDILESVLARDDTQRSATSLLREQADPATRLGEASQRYLDSLYVAAEDLLRHDHVGQDANGAPINVVDALDNAVETLVPGLSEEAAWPTLRAHLLLLGAAGENPVDALRAAAGDRELETAHDRAAVLDWRLDASGLRNAGAGPLPWMPAVPARLAEDPHWGAYLSQRAHLVEQLADQVRTRATDQAALPAWAQNGLRPEAATVANVEVWRAAMQVPVDDRRPTGAPQLQKASATWQRRLNRAVTGDHTPALKEWRQLLYSLAPQVRDDEFTPLLAERLAAMSRAGVTAHELLRTATAADHPAGPLPDEHAAAAVWWRMARQLTPAVASQIGDGSHGESVTTEWTPRLADLFGPERAASIQASTWWPALVANVDHGVQRGWQVEALLGAGRAMPSDGWEGVDECQALVWRTSIALETAPDEPPAELWDGIEPDPATLVDHAADPDWADWPLAEDPGPYDEHAADEHVVDAVAGDLVDVDEDQFVEPDLTLAAYIRDLGGSRLEPTDADLRVMYQRADEWHSSPVSRERMLEINDMAQAFFEARFTDSWGRDYLTGRFGIDLAGDERFRPGQAPAGWTNLVDHLRGRGVSDAEMVATGVATEASTGRLIDRFRDRVMFPVIHQGEVLGFVGRRRPDLTDADKGGPKYLNTAATPLFHKGAQLFGVVDELLAEGAVPVIVEGPMDAVAVTLASAGLYLGVAPLGTSLTDEQAAQLAAVGRDPIVATDADLAGQVAAERDFWMLTPHGLDPGFARFPDGLDPADLLAQRGPAALTAAVASGQPAFRSLGDQLLTERLDNLAPEQAHLAAMRVISARPSRAWEPGVNQVRARLQLSQLQARRDLRDAIKTWDADPRKAALAELHKSSEVRTRLSAAAEKTPAERWATLARELDPRLLEQGDWPATAAMLQQAHEQGQDVGAATRGLVAEKPLGDSPARDLRYRIVSRLEIPIDTGEGTPAPTQSPGVARDRQDVNRPRPPRRGTPRR; the protein is encoded by the coding sequence ATGAGCCTCCACAAGCTGACGGCGGGGTCGGGGTACGACTACCTGACCCGCCAGGTCGCAGCGATGGACGCCACGGATAAGGGCCACACCGGCCTCGCGAGCTACTACACCGAGAGGGGCGAGACTCCCGGCGTGTGGGTCGGCTCCGGCATGGAGGGACTCGAAGGGCTCGACGCCGGCGACGTCGTCACCGCTGACCACATGCAGAGCCTGTTCGGCTCCGGTCACCACCCGCTGGCCACCCAGCGGACCAAGGACCTGGACCTGCGCATCGGCCGCGACGGCGTCGACCGGCCGACCGACGCGGACTACAAGACGGCCCGCCAGCTCGGCACGCCGTACAAGGTCTACGAAAACGACATCAGCCCGTTCCGGATCGAGGTCGCCAAGCGCATCGCGGCCCTCAACGAGGCCGCCGGCCTGCCGGGTGACTGGCCGGTCCCCGCGGCCGACCGGGCCAAGGTCCGAACCGAGGTCGGCACCGAGTTCTTCCGTGCTGAGCACGGCCGCGAACCCGCCGACGCACGCGAGCTGGCCGCCGCGATCGCCAGGCACTCCCGACCGAAGACCAACGCGGTGGCCGGCTACGACCTGACCTTCTCCCCGGTCAAGAGCGTCTCGGTGTTGTGGGCGATCTCCGACCCGAAGACCGCCGCGGTGATCGAGCGGGCCCACCAGGCGGCGATCAAGGACGCGCTGGGCTTCATCGAATCCAAGGCACTGTTCACCCGCCGGGGCACCAACGGCGTCCGCCAGGTCGACGTCCGCGGCCTGGTCGCCACGGCGTTCACCCACCGCGACTCCCGCGCGGGAGACCCTGACTTGCATACGCACGTCGCCGTTGCGAACAAGGTCCAGACGCTCGACGGCAAGTGGCTGGCCATCGATGGCCGGCCGCTGCACAAGGCGGTGGTCTCGGCCTCGGAGACCTACAACACCGCGCTCGAGCGGCACCTGGTCGACGCCCTCGGCGTGCGGTTTAAGGAGCGGCCGAACGAGGACGCCCGCAAGCGGCCGGTGCGCGAGATCGTCGGCGTCGACCCCGAGCTGAACCGCCGCTTCTCTAAGCGCCGCGCCAGCGTCGAGGACCGCCGCAAGGTCCTCGCGGCCGCGTTCCATGCCACCCACGGCCGCCCGCCGACGCCGGTGGAGACCATCCAGCTGTCCCAGCAGGCGACGCTGGAGACCCGCGAGGCCAAGCACGAGCCGCGCTCGCTGGCCGAGCAGCGCGAGACCTGGAGCCGTGAGGCCATCGAGGCGCTGGGCACCCCTCAACGGGTCAAGCAGATGGTCCACGGGGCGCTGAACCCGAAGGGCGCAGCGCGGTCGCTGGCCGACTCGGCCTGGTTCGCCAAGACGACCGACCGGATCGTGGCGACGATGGAGGGAGCTCGGAGCACCTGGCAGTTCTGGCACGTCTACGCCGAGGCCCAGCGGCAGGTCCGGGGCGCCAACGTGCCCACCAACCAGGTCTCCCAGGTCGTCGAACTGCTCGTCAGCGAGGTCCTCGACGGCCGCTCGGTGAGCATGGCCCGACCCTGGGACGCCATCAGCGAACTGGTCGAGCTGCGGCGCGCGGACGGGGCCTCGGTCTACACCCAGAGCGGCGCCGTGCTGTTCACCTCGGGCAAGGTACTCGCCGCCGAGCAGCGTCTGGTCGAGGTCGCCGGCCGCCACGACGGGTACGCCGTCGAGCCGTCCTCGGTCGACCTGGCGCTGCTCGAGTCGACCGCCAACGGCATCACCCTCAACGCCGGACAGGCCACGCTGGTCCGCGAGATGGCCACCTCCGGTGCCCGGCTGCAGCTGGCGATCGCGCCCGCCGGATCCGGCAAGACCACCGCGATGCGAGCCCTGGCCAGCGCCTGGGCTGATGGTGGCGGCACCATCATCGGTCTGGCTCCCTCAGCGGCGGCCGCGGACGCGCTCCGCTCGCAGATCGACACCCAGACCGACACCCTGGCCAAACTAACCCACTCGCTCGAGCAGGCCCGCGAGTCCGGCGCCGCGATGCCCGCCTGGGTCGCCGGCATCGACGCCTCCACCCTCGTGGTCATCGACGAGGCCGGGATGGCAGACACCCTCTCGCTGGACGCGGCGGTGTCCTACATCCTCGAGCGCGGCGGCAGCGTCCGCCTGATCGGCGACGACCAGCAGCTCTCCGCGATCGGCGCCGGCGGCGTCCTGCGCGACATCCGCGCCACTCACGGAGCACTGCAGCTGACCGAGCTCGTCCGGTTCAAGGACCCCGCCGAGGGCGCCGCCTCGCTCGCGCTGCGCGAGGGCAAGCCCGAGTCGCTCGGCTTCTACCTCGACCGCGACCGCGTCCACGTCGGCGACCTGGCCACCATGACCGAGGACGTCTTCGCCGCCTGGCAGGCCGACCGTGCCGCCGGCCTGGACTCGATCATGCTCGCCCCCACCCGCGACCTGGTCAGCGAGCTGAACCAGCAGGCCCGCGCCCACCGGCTCGAGGGGATCGACCCGGCCGACCCCGACCATGAGTCCGCCAGCGGCCCGGTCCGCCGGCTCGCCGACGGCAACGAGGCCTCGATCGGCGAACTGATCATCACCCGCGAGAACGACCGTCGCCTGCGTACTTCGGCTACCGACTGGGTGAAGAACGGCGACCGCTGGAACGTGCTGGAGATCCACGACGGCGGCGACCTGACCGTCCAGCACACCCAGCACGGCCGCACCGTGCGGCTGCCCGCTGACTACGTCGCCCGATCCTCCGAGCTCGGCTACGCGTGCACCGTGCACACCGCCCAGGGCGTCACCGCCGACACGATGCACGGCCTGGCCACCGGCAGCGAGTCGCGCCAGCAGCTCTACACGATGATGACCCGCGGCGCGCACGCGAACCACGTCTACCTCGAGGTCGTCGGCGACGGCGACCCGCACTCGGTGATCCACCCGACGCTGGTCCGGCCGCTCACGCCGACTGACATCCTCGAGTCGGTGCTGGCGCGCGACGACACGCAGCGGTCCGCAACCAGCCTGCTGCGCGAGCAGGCCGATCCGGCCACCCGGCTCGGCGAGGCGTCCCAGCGCTACCTCGACAGCCTCTACGTCGCCGCAGAGGATCTCCTGCGCCATGACCACGTTGGCCAGGACGCCAACGGCGCCCCGATCAACGTGGTCGATGCCCTGGACAACGCGGTCGAGACGCTCGTCCCTGGGCTCTCGGAGGAGGCCGCCTGGCCGACCTTGCGTGCCCATCTGCTGCTGCTCGGCGCGGCCGGCGAGAACCCTGTCGACGCGCTCCGGGCGGCCGCCGGCGACCGGGAGCTGGAGACCGCGCACGACCGCGCCGCGGTCCTCGACTGGCGCCTGGACGCCTCCGGCCTGCGCAACGCCGGCGCAGGGCCGCTGCCGTGGATGCCCGCGGTCCCGGCCCGCCTGGCTGAGGACCCGCACTGGGGCGCCTACCTCTCCCAGCGCGCTCACCTGGTCGAGCAGCTCGCCGACCAGGTCCGAACGCGGGCGACCGACCAGGCAGCACTGCCGGCGTGGGCACAGAACGGCCTCCGGCCCGAGGCCGCCACGGTCGCCAACGTCGAGGTCTGGCGGGCCGCCATGCAGGTCCCGGTCGACGACCGGCGACCGACCGGTGCACCGCAGCTGCAGAAGGCCTCCGCGACCTGGCAGCGACGGCTCAACCGCGCCGTCACCGGCGACCACACGCCGGCGCTCAAGGAATGGCGCCAGCTGCTCTACTCGCTGGCCCCGCAGGTCCGCGACGACGAGTTCACCCCGCTGCTCGCCGAGCGGCTGGCCGCGATGTCCCGCGCGGGCGTCACCGCCCACGAGCTGCTGCGCACCGCCACTGCGGCCGATCACCCGGCCGGGCCGCTGCCCGATGAGCACGCCGCGGCGGCCGTGTGGTGGCGCATGGCCCGTCAGCTCACCCCGGCCGTTGCCTCCCAGATCGGCGACGGTTCCCACGGTGAGAGCGTCACCACCGAGTGGACTCCGCGGCTCGCGGATCTGTTCGGTCCCGAGCGCGCCGCGAGCATCCAGGCCAGCACCTGGTGGCCCGCGCTCGTCGCGAACGTGGACCACGGCGTGCAGCGCGGCTGGCAGGTCGAGGCTCTGCTGGGTGCCGGGCGGGCGATGCCGAGCGACGGCTGGGAGGGCGTCGACGAGTGCCAGGCGCTGGTCTGGCGGACCTCGATCGCGCTGGAGACCGCTCCCGACGAGCCACCCGCAGAGCTGTGGGACGGGATCGAGCCGGACCCGGCGACGCTCGTCGACCACGCCGCCGACCCCGACTGGGCCGACTGGCCGCTCGCCGAGGACCCCGGCCCGTACGACGAGCACGCGGCCGACGAGCACGTGGTCGACGCCGTCGCTGGCGACCTGGTCGACGTCGACGAGGACCAGTTCGTCGAGCCCGACCTGACGCTGGCCGCCTACATCCGCGACCTCGGCGGCAGCCGACTGGAGCCCACCGACGCCGACCTCCGGGTCATGTACCAGCGGGCCGACGAGTGGCACTCCTCCCCCGTCTCGCGTGAGCGCATGCTCGAGATCAACGACATGGCACAGGCCTTCTTCGAGGCCCGGTTCACCGACTCGTGGGGCCGCGACTACCTCACCGGACGGTTCGGCATCGACCTCGCCGGCGACGAGCGGTTCCGTCCCGGTCAGGCGCCAGCCGGGTGGACCAACCTGGTCGACCACCTGCGCGGCCGCGGTGTCAGCGACGCCGAGATGGTGGCCACTGGCGTCGCCACCGAGGCCAGCACCGGTCGCCTCATCGACCGGTTCCGCGACCGGGTGATGTTCCCGGTGATCCACCAGGGCGAAGTGCTCGGCTTCGTCGGCCGCCGCCGGCCCGACCTCACCGACGCCGACAAGGGCGGCCCGAAGTACCTCAACACAGCCGCCACCCCGCTGTTCCACAAGGGCGCCCAGCTATTCGGTGTCGTCGACGAACTGCTCGCCGAGGGTGCGGTCCCAGTGATCGTCGAGGGCCCGATGGACGCCGTGGCGGTCACGCTGGCCAGCGCCGGCCTCTACCTCGGCGTGGCGCCCCTCGGCACGTCGCTGACCGATGAGCAGGCCGCCCAGCTGGCTGCAGTCGGCCGAGACCCGATCGTGGCCACCGACGCCGACCTCGCTGGCCAGGTCGCGGCCGAGCGCGACTTCTGGATGCTCACCCCGCACGGCCTCGACCCCGGCTTCGCGCGGTTCCCCGACGGCCTCGACCCCGCCGACCTACTCGCCCAGCGCGGGCCCGCCGCGCTCACTGCCGCGGTGGCCAGCGGCCAGCCCGCCTTCCGCTCGCTCGGTGACCAATTGCTCACCGAGCGGCTGGACAACCTCGCCCCGGAGCAGGCACATCTGGCCGCCATGCGGGTCATCTCGGCACGTCCCAGCCGCGCCTGGGAGCCGGGCGTCAACCAGGTCCGGGCCCGGCTGCAGCTCTCCCAGTTGCAGGCGCGACGCGACCTGCGCGACGCGATCAAGACCTGGGATGCCGACCCGCGGAAGGCGGCACTGGCCGAGCTCCACAAGAGCAGCGAGGTTCGCACACGGCTCTCGGCCGCGGCCGAGAAGACCCCCGCCGAGCGGTGGGCCACCTTGGCTCGCGAGCTCGACCCGCGGCTGCTCGAGCAGGGCGACTGGCCGGCCACCGCCGCGATGCTGCAGCAGGCCCACGAGCAGGGTCAAGACGTCGGCGCCGCCACGCGCGGCCTGGTCGCTGAGAAGCCCCTGGGCGACAGCCCTGCGCGTGACCTGCGCTACCGGATCGTGTCCCGCCTCGAGATCCCGATCGACACCGGCGAAGGCACCCCGGCGCCGACCCAGTCGCCGGGCGTGGCACGAGATCGGCAGGACGTGAACCGTCCGCGGCCGCCCCGCCGCGGTACCCCTCGCCGGTGA